One segment of Phaeacidiphilus oryzae TH49 DNA contains the following:
- a CDS encoding Ms5788A family Cys-rich leader peptide → MTRQADLTKRRAVDLCRVSACLCRSF, encoded by the coding sequence ATGACGCGACAGGCGGATCTGACGAAGCGGCGGGCGGTGGACCTGTGCCGCGTCTCCGCCTGCCTGTGTCGCAGCTTCTGA
- a CDS encoding LmeA family phospholipid-binding protein: MRRLIITLVVLCALFVAADRISVAVVQGKMASRIQAAGNLSSKPDLSIRGFPFLTQLVAKKLDDVKVSANDLTLSDGSGAQVTIRSIDADLRGVLLQNGYSSATVQNGTGSILLSYADVSKAMGHGLSFAYGGDDRVRISGQVTWLGIQIKGSGRAGLKVLSGDSVAPTDISVDKLTGAGVSLLPGDPKSVVKQLFDTSFKIPNIPAGLSLESVEARPDGVLVSLSGSNLKLNQ, translated from the coding sequence TTGCGCCGTTTGATCATCACCCTGGTCGTGCTCTGCGCGCTGTTCGTGGCGGCGGACCGGATCAGCGTGGCGGTCGTCCAGGGGAAGATGGCGAGCAGGATCCAGGCCGCCGGAAACCTCAGCAGCAAGCCCGACCTCAGCATCAGGGGCTTTCCGTTCCTGACCCAGCTGGTCGCCAAGAAGCTGGACGACGTGAAGGTCTCCGCGAACGACCTGACGCTCAGCGACGGCTCGGGCGCCCAGGTCACGATCCGCTCGATCGACGCGGACCTGCGCGGCGTGCTGCTCCAGAACGGCTACAGCTCGGCGACCGTGCAGAACGGCACCGGGAGCATCCTCCTCTCCTACGCGGACGTCTCCAAGGCGATGGGCCACGGGCTGAGCTTCGCCTACGGCGGCGACGACCGGGTGCGGATCTCCGGGCAGGTCACCTGGCTGGGCATCCAGATCAAGGGCTCCGGCCGGGCCGGCCTCAAGGTGCTCAGCGGGGACTCGGTGGCGCCGACCGACATAAGCGTGGACAAGCTGACCGGCGCGGGGGTCTCGCTGCTGCCCGGCGACCCCAAGTCGGTGGTGAAGCAGCTCTTCGACACCTCCTTCAAGATCCCGAACATCCCCGCCGGGCTGAGCCTGGAGTCGGTGGAGGCCCGGCCGGACGGAGTGCTGGTGAGCCTCTCCGGATCGAACCTGAAGCTCAATCAGTGA